In Gopherus evgoodei ecotype Sinaloan lineage chromosome 10, rGopEvg1_v1.p, whole genome shotgun sequence, a single window of DNA contains:
- the SMAD3 gene encoding mothers against decapentaplegic homolog 3 isoform X3, which translates to MEMCEYAFNMKKDEVCVNPYHYQRVETPVLPPVLVPRHTEIPAEFPPLDDYSHSIPENTNFPAGIEPQSNYIPETPPPGYLSEDGETSDHQMNHSMDAGSPNLSPNPMSPAHNNLDLQPVTYCEPAFWCSISYYELNQRVGETFHASQPSMTVDGFTDPSNSERFCLGLLSNVNRNAAVELTRRHIGRGVRLYYIGGEVFAECLSDSAIFVQSPNCNQRYGWHPATVCKIPPGCNLKIFNNQEFAALLAQSVNQGFEAVYQLTRMCTIRMSFVKGWGAEYRRQTVTSTPCWIELHLNGPLQWLDKVLTQMGSPSIRCSSVS; encoded by the exons ATGGAGATGTGCGAGTATGCCTTTAACATGAAGAAAGATGAAGTCTGTGTCAACCCCTATCACTACCAAAGAGTGGAGACTCCAG TTTTACCTCCAGTGCTGGTACCAAGACACACAGAGATTCCAGCAGAGTTCCCGCCATTAGATGATTATAGTCATTCCATTCCAGAGAACACTAACTTCCCGGCAGGTATAGAGCCACAAAGCAACTACATTCCAG AGACACCTCCTCCAGGTTACCTGAGTGAGGATGGAGAAACCAGTGACCATCAGATGAACCACAGCATGGATGCAG GTTCTCCAAATTTATCTCCAAATCCTATGTCCCCAGCACATAATAATCTGG ACCTGCAGCCTGTTACCTACTGCGAGCCAGCTTTCTGGTGCTCTATATCCTACTATGAACTCAACCAGCGAGTAGGGGAGACATTCCATGCTTCACAGCCTTCGATGACCGTGGATGGCTTCACTGATCCCTCTAACTCGGAACGCTTCTGTCTTGGCTTATTGTCTAATGTGAACAGAAATGCAGCAGTGGAGCTCACAAGACGACACATTG GAAGAGGAGTAAGGCTGTACTACATTGGAGGAGAGGTGTTTGCCGAGTGCCTTAGCGACAGTGCCATTTTTGTCCAATCTCCTAACTGTAACCAACGCTACGGCTGGCACCCTGCAACTGTTTGCAAGATTCCACCAG GGTGTAACTTGAAGATTTTTAACAACCAGGAATTTGCAGCCCTTTTGGCTCAGTCTGTGAATCAGGGTTTCGAGGCTGTGTATCAGCTGACCAGAATGTGCACAATCCGAATGAGCTTTGTCAAGGGCTGGGGAGCTGAATACAG gcGGCAGACTGTGACCAGTACCCCCTGCTGGATTGAACTGCATCTTAATGGCCCTTTGCAGTGGCTAGATAAGGTCCTTACACAAATGGGTTCCCCAAGCATTCGTTGTTCCAGTGTATCTTAA
- the SMAD3 gene encoding mothers against decapentaplegic homolog 3 isoform X2, with translation MGKLIWKRRKRSLDGRLQVSHRKGLPHVIYCRLWRWPDLHSHHELRAMEMCEYAFNMKKDEVCVNPYHYQRVETPVLPPVLVPRHTEIPAEFPPLDDYSHSIPENTNFPAGIEPQSNYIPETPPPGYLSEDGETSDHQMNHSMDAGSPNLSPNPMSPAHNNLDLQPVTYCEPAFWCSISYYELNQRVGETFHASQPSMTVDGFTDPSNSERFCLGLLSNVNRNAAVELTRRHIGRGVRLYYIGGEVFAECLSDSAIFVQSPNCNQRYGWHPATVCKIPPGCNLKIFNNQEFAALLAQSVNQGFEAVYQLTRMCTIRMSFVKGWGAEYRRQTVTSTPCWIELHLNGPLQWLDKVLTQMGSPSIRCSSVS, from the exons ATGGGAAAACTCATTTGGAAAAGAAGAAAGAG ATCACTAGATGGCCGGTTGCAAGTATCCCACCGTAAAGGGCTTCCCCATGTAATCTACTGCCGGCTGTGGCGTTGGCCAGACCTTCATAGCCACCATGAGCTGCGTGCCATGGAGATGTGCGAGTATGCCTTTAACATGAAGAAAGATGAAGTCTGTGTCAACCCCTATCACTACCAAAGAGTGGAGACTCCAG TTTTACCTCCAGTGCTGGTACCAAGACACACAGAGATTCCAGCAGAGTTCCCGCCATTAGATGATTATAGTCATTCCATTCCAGAGAACACTAACTTCCCGGCAGGTATAGAGCCACAAAGCAACTACATTCCAG AGACACCTCCTCCAGGTTACCTGAGTGAGGATGGAGAAACCAGTGACCATCAGATGAACCACAGCATGGATGCAG GTTCTCCAAATTTATCTCCAAATCCTATGTCCCCAGCACATAATAATCTGG ACCTGCAGCCTGTTACCTACTGCGAGCCAGCTTTCTGGTGCTCTATATCCTACTATGAACTCAACCAGCGAGTAGGGGAGACATTCCATGCTTCACAGCCTTCGATGACCGTGGATGGCTTCACTGATCCCTCTAACTCGGAACGCTTCTGTCTTGGCTTATTGTCTAATGTGAACAGAAATGCAGCAGTGGAGCTCACAAGACGACACATTG GAAGAGGAGTAAGGCTGTACTACATTGGAGGAGAGGTGTTTGCCGAGTGCCTTAGCGACAGTGCCATTTTTGTCCAATCTCCTAACTGTAACCAACGCTACGGCTGGCACCCTGCAACTGTTTGCAAGATTCCACCAG GGTGTAACTTGAAGATTTTTAACAACCAGGAATTTGCAGCCCTTTTGGCTCAGTCTGTGAATCAGGGTTTCGAGGCTGTGTATCAGCTGACCAGAATGTGCACAATCCGAATGAGCTTTGTCAAGGGCTGGGGAGCTGAATACAG gcGGCAGACTGTGACCAGTACCCCCTGCTGGATTGAACTGCATCTTAATGGCCCTTTGCAGTGGCTAGATAAGGTCCTTACACAAATGGGTTCCCCAAGCATTCGTTGTTCCAGTGTATCTTAA